In the Campylobacter showae genome, one interval contains:
- a CDS encoding DUF748 domain-containing protein has translation MQKSKKIALIILGSLAGLLLIYTLAGFLGVPYALKNTLPAKLKDMNASLSVSEAKFNPFTFELNVTRPELNTTAPLFSAEQIDVKLKPFSLFKKLAEVDILRLESPSVNITRDKNGTLNLATFLGESNATSTENNETSGINFALNSTKIIGGSFAYSDDSLKQPFSAKFEGINYEISGINTEQNSAGKHVFDANSTLAQKLDWQGGIDLAPLRVYGELSLKDFNVRPVALSFIDTQDLCINSALINAKTGYELSADGDVIKAALKNAALNLKSFEAQLDGQNLSLEELDLPSIEISGLAGEKRSFVADIGEIKFKNTSFKGEAQANLNMLNLSGVALKADINEKGDINASTALKTLGVSGINLTEKSVGEIKLKDANASELGAKINGQNIAASLKNLTLNAASAPVGKNGAASLEKLIINAPKFTLENNASTASIGEIKAQKIALKTKNKEIAAVAEIGVKDTDLDLAKTALQIGSVSINKPKFATELKENCELSAISELGLNGEKTAAKKSSTKSKNESAKKPAKSQKTAEKTASKKSQKTEQKSAQDTKSGFKFSVKNVAVTGADIGVTHIFEGQKIAHKFDGLNVNLQNISENLASPVSAKIDMKSSQKLNFAFSGKITPEPLNIEADVKLNDANLPRYFAYAKNYLDASLKSGELNAELNVKYAADASVSGKANIANIELTDGSGDKVFAFKNLKLSKISFAKNFLNLERVTLSAPFLKAHLNKERELNLSRLVKNKDGAKAEKTANAEPKKTSAIDKKEVKTEHKTNDAKAAKQDQKEGDFGFAVKQILVEGGEVDFSDASLFMPFATRIAKLEGVLFEVDQKRPTMGTFEGVVGKSGFSKIGLKLLPFDLKKSTEIKLGFKDIDLKDVTPYSGQFLGYKIEKGKLNLTLNYEVADSKLKGSNIVNLDTLTLGEKVESKDAVDLPLSLAISILSDQNNQINIDLPVEGDLNDPDFKYGGIVWAAVKKLFADITLAPFRFLGNALGLGSEDLSTIDFMAASNELIVSEQAKIGDFIKLTSAKPKMKLSITPVYADVDEEAFKNEKLNAKIAQTMAQTGKDYASALAILAPGVKDGDEKAQREAALKSIEVEKERLIKLANSRAQVVKDALIKASLDQNRIEIKKPEKTDAKQGEYASVMMGATQ, from the coding sequence ATGCAAAAAAGTAAAAAAATCGCTCTTATTATCCTAGGCTCGCTCGCGGGCTTGCTGCTTATCTACACGCTTGCGGGCTTTTTAGGCGTTCCTTACGCGCTAAAAAATACCCTGCCCGCAAAGCTAAAGGATATGAACGCGAGCCTTAGCGTGTCGGAGGCTAAATTTAACCCCTTTACCTTCGAGCTAAACGTTACGCGCCCCGAGCTAAACACGACAGCGCCACTTTTTAGCGCCGAGCAAATCGACGTCAAGCTTAAGCCTTTTTCGCTCTTTAAAAAGCTAGCAGAAGTCGATATCTTGCGCCTTGAAAGCCCAAGCGTAAATATCACTAGAGATAAAAACGGCACGTTAAATTTAGCTACGTTTTTAGGCGAGTCAAACGCTACTAGCACCGAAAATAACGAAACTAGCGGCATAAATTTCGCTCTAAATAGCACAAAGATAATCGGCGGCTCGTTTGCTTACTCGGACGATAGTTTAAAACAGCCGTTTAGCGCCAAATTTGAGGGCATAAACTACGAAATCTCGGGTATAAATACCGAGCAAAATAGCGCGGGCAAGCACGTCTTTGACGCAAACTCCACGCTAGCGCAAAAGCTAGACTGGCAAGGCGGCATCGACCTTGCGCCGCTTCGAGTTTACGGCGAGCTTAGCCTAAAGGACTTTAACGTCCGCCCCGTCGCTCTTAGCTTCATCGATACGCAAGATCTGTGCATAAACAGCGCGCTTATAAACGCGAAAACCGGCTACGAACTAAGCGCGGACGGCGACGTTATCAAGGCTGCTTTAAAAAATGCAGCTTTAAATTTAAAGTCGTTTGAGGCGCAGCTAGACGGGCAAAATTTGAGCCTAGAGGAGCTTGATCTACCGAGCATCGAGATAAGCGGCCTTGCCGGCGAAAAAAGAAGCTTCGTGGCCGATATCGGCGAGATAAAATTTAAAAACACGAGCTTTAAAGGCGAGGCACAGGCAAATTTAAACATGCTAAATTTAAGCGGCGTCGCGCTTAAGGCCGATATAAACGAAAAGGGCGATATAAACGCCTCCACAGCGCTCAAAACCCTGGGCGTTAGCGGTATAAATTTGACCGAAAAAAGCGTCGGCGAGATAAAGCTAAAAGACGCAAACGCAAGCGAGCTGGGCGCAAAAATAAACGGGCAAAATATCGCAGCTAGCCTAAAAAATTTGACGCTTAACGCAGCCTCCGCCCCTGTCGGTAAAAACGGCGCTGCAAGCCTAGAAAAGCTCATCATAAACGCGCCTAAATTTACGCTGGAAAATAACGCTAGCACAGCTTCTATCGGTGAAATAAAAGCTCAAAAAATCGCACTAAAAACTAAAAATAAAGAGATCGCCGCCGTCGCTGAAATCGGCGTGAAGGATACGGATCTGGATCTAGCTAAAACGGCGCTGCAAATAGGAAGCGTAAGTATAAATAAGCCTAAATTTGCAACCGAGCTAAAAGAAAACTGCGAGCTTAGCGCTATTAGCGAGCTTGGACTAAACGGCGAAAAAACAGCCGCTAAAAAATCAAGCACCAAAAGCAAAAACGAAAGCGCGAAAAAACCTGCCAAATCTCAAAAAACGGCAGAAAAAACCGCCTCAAAAAAGAGCCAAAAAACCGAGCAAAAAAGCGCTCAAGATACAAAGAGCGGATTTAAATTTAGCGTCAAAAACGTCGCCGTTACGGGTGCCGATATCGGCGTAACGCATATTTTCGAAGGTCAAAAGATAGCGCACAAATTTGACGGACTAAATGTAAATTTACAAAATATCAGCGAAAATTTAGCCTCGCCCGTGAGTGCCAAAATCGACATGAAAAGCTCGCAAAAGCTAAATTTTGCTTTTAGCGGCAAAATCACGCCTGAGCCCCTAAATATCGAGGCTGACGTAAAACTAAACGACGCAAATTTGCCTCGATACTTCGCCTACGCTAAAAACTATCTGGACGCGAGCCTAAAAAGCGGCGAGCTAAATGCCGAGCTAAATGTAAAATACGCCGCGGACGCCTCCGTAAGCGGTAAGGCAAACATCGCAAATATCGAGCTTACAGACGGCTCCGGCGATAAGGTTTTTGCCTTTAAAAACCTCAAACTCTCTAAAATTTCGTTTGCGAAAAATTTCTTAAATCTAGAGCGCGTGACTCTTAGCGCGCCGTTTTTAAAGGCGCATTTAAACAAGGAGCGCGAGTTAAATTTAAGCCGACTTGTAAAAAATAAAGACGGCGCCAAGGCCGAAAAAACCGCAAATGCCGAGCCTAAAAAAACTAGCGCCATCGATAAAAAAGAGGTAAAAACCGAGCATAAAACAAACGACGCTAAAGCCGCTAAGCAAGACCAAAAAGAGGGCGATTTCGGATTTGCCGTGAAGCAAATTTTAGTCGAGGGCGGCGAGGTAGATTTTTCGGATGCATCGCTATTTATGCCTTTTGCTACGAGGATAGCTAAGCTTGAGGGCGTGCTATTTGAAGTGGATCAAAAACGCCCTACGATGGGTACTTTTGAAGGCGTGGTCGGCAAGAGCGGCTTTAGCAAGATCGGGCTAAAGCTACTGCCGTTTGATCTCAAAAAAAGCACCGAGATAAAACTAGGTTTTAAAGACATAGATTTAAAAGACGTGACGCCGTATAGCGGGCAGTTTTTGGGCTATAAGATAGAAAAAGGCAAGCTAAATTTGACCCTAAACTACGAGGTTGCGGACTCTAAGCTAAAAGGTAGCAACATAGTAAATCTAGACACTCTAACTCTAGGCGAAAAGGTCGAGTCTAAAGACGCGGTAGATCTGCCTTTATCGCTTGCTATCTCGATACTAAGCGATCAAAACAATCAGATAAATATCGACCTGCCGGTAGAGGGCGATCTAAACGACCCTGATTTTAAATACGGCGGCATCGTCTGGGCGGCGGTAAAAAAGCTATTTGCCGATATTACGCTAGCTCCGTTTAGATTTTTGGGAAATGCGCTGGGGCTAGGCAGCGAGGATCTAAGCACGATCGACTTTATGGCTGCTAGTAACGAGCTCATAGTCTCCGAGCAGGCTAAGATAGGCGACTTTATCAAGCTAACGAGCGCAAAGCCTAAGATGAAGCTAAGCATAACGCCCGTGTACGCGGACGTCGATGAAGAGGCGTTTAAAAACGAAAAACTAAACGCTAAGATCGCTCAAACTATGGCACAAACAGGCAAAGACTATGCGAGCGCCTTAGCCATACTAGCTCCGGGCGTCAAAGACGGCGACGAAAAAGCGCAACGAGAGGCGGCGCTAAAGAGTATCGAAGTAGAAAAAGAAAGGCTAATAAAGCTAGCTAACTCGCGCGCGCAGGTAGTAAAAGACGCGCTAATTAAAGCGAGCCTAGATCAAAACAGGATCGAGATCAAAAAGCCGGAAAAAACGGACGCTAAGCAAGGAGAATACGCAAGCGTGATGATGGGAGCGACGCAGTAA
- a CDS encoding aspartate-semialdehyde dehydrogenase: protein MRKFNVAVVGATGAVGEELFRVMEEVDFPVGELLPLASAKSAGSEIEFKGRNYKVVELTETVFDEHEIDIAFFSAGGSVSEKYAKFAAASGAVVIDNTSHFRMDADVPLVVPECNPQDIMQWKNRGIIANPNCSTIQMVQILKPLDDAYGINRVDVATYQAASGAGKEGMEELVVQLQKFFEFKLDECKPKVFAHQLAFNVIPHIDVFLDNDYTKEEMKMVNETQKILHKNMEVSATCVRVPVLRSHSEAITIHFDRDVDAAAAREVLRKAPSIVVVDEPAAKKYPMPSISSDTNETYVGRIRADNYRKNILHLWCSADQIRVGAATNAVRIAQKWIEMQE from the coding sequence ATGAGAAAATTTAACGTTGCCGTCGTAGGTGCGACGGGCGCAGTAGGAGAGGAGCTTTTCCGCGTTATGGAGGAGGTTGATTTCCCGGTGGGCGAGCTACTACCACTAGCAAGCGCGAAAAGCGCGGGTAGCGAGATAGAGTTTAAGGGCAGAAACTACAAAGTCGTGGAGCTCACCGAGACCGTTTTTGACGAGCACGAGATCGATATAGCGTTTTTTAGCGCGGGAGGATCGGTATCGGAAAAATACGCCAAATTTGCAGCCGCCAGCGGCGCCGTCGTGATCGATAACACCAGCCACTTTAGGATGGATGCGGACGTGCCATTGGTCGTGCCCGAGTGCAACCCACAGGATATCATGCAGTGGAAAAACCGCGGCATCATCGCCAATCCAAACTGCTCAACCATCCAAATGGTGCAAATTTTAAAACCGCTAGACGACGCGTACGGCATCAACCGCGTGGACGTAGCGACCTATCAGGCGGCTTCGGGTGCCGGCAAAGAGGGTATGGAGGAGTTAGTCGTACAGCTGCAAAAGTTTTTCGAGTTTAAGCTTGATGAGTGCAAGCCGAAAGTCTTCGCGCACCAGCTAGCGTTTAACGTCATCCCGCACATCGACGTATTTTTGGACAACGACTACACCAAAGAGGAGATGAAAATGGTCAACGAGACCCAAAAAATCCTCCACAAAAATATGGAGGTTAGCGCGACCTGCGTGCGCGTGCCGGTGCTTCGCAGCCACTCAGAGGCTATCACGATTCATTTTGACAGAGACGTAGACGCCGCAGCCGCTCGCGAAGTCCTGCGCAAGGCGCCTAGCATCGTGGTCGTGGATGAGCCGGCCGCGAAAAAATACCCGATGCCAAGCATCTCAAGCGACACCAACGAAACCTACGTCGGACGTATTAGAGCGGATAACTACCGCAAAAACATCCTTCATCTGTGGTGCAGCGCCGACCAGATCCGCGTGGGAGCGGCGACCAATGCCGTAAGAATCGCGCAAAAATGGATAGAAATGCAGGAATAA
- a CDS encoding ribose-phosphate pyrophosphokinase, with protein MRGYKIFSGTANVEFSKKISHYLSLPLSEATIKRFSDGEISVQIGESVRGKDIFIIQPTCAPANVNLMELLILTDALKRSSASSITAVVPYFGYARQDRKAAPRVPITAKLVANMMQTAGIDRVVTIDLHAGQIQGFFDIPVDNLYGSIIFNDHIKNKNLKNPIIASPDIGGVARARSVAKALNLDIVIVDKRREKANESEVMNVIGDVAGKDVILVDDMIDTGGTIVKAAKVFKERGATSVMACCTHAVLSGKAYENLADSVLDELVVTDTIPLREENEKIKVLSVAPIFGEVIRRVYHNESVNSLFD; from the coding sequence ATGAGAGGTTACAAAATCTTTTCGGGCACCGCAAACGTAGAGTTTTCAAAGAAAATTTCGCATTATTTATCGCTTCCGCTTAGCGAAGCTACGATCAAACGCTTTAGCGACGGCGAGATCAGCGTGCAGATCGGCGAGAGCGTGCGCGGCAAGGATATTTTTATCATCCAGCCTACCTGCGCGCCTGCAAACGTAAATTTGATGGAGCTTTTGATCCTAACCGACGCGCTTAAGCGCAGCTCGGCTAGCTCGATAACGGCTGTGGTGCCGTATTTCGGCTATGCGCGCCAAGACCGCAAAGCCGCTCCTCGCGTGCCTATCACGGCAAAGCTCGTGGCAAATATGATGCAAACGGCGGGTATCGATCGCGTCGTCACGATCGATCTTCATGCGGGCCAAATTCAGGGTTTTTTTGATATCCCCGTCGATAACCTCTACGGTTCGATCATCTTTAACGACCATATCAAAAATAAAAATCTCAAAAATCCAATCATCGCTAGCCCCGATATCGGCGGCGTCGCGCGCGCTAGAAGCGTCGCAAAAGCCCTAAATCTCGATATCGTCATCGTCGATAAACGCCGCGAAAAAGCTAACGAAAGCGAAGTAATGAACGTAATCGGCGACGTGGCGGGCAAGGATGTGATCCTGGTCGATGATATGATCGATACGGGCGGCACGATAGTAAAGGCGGCAAAAGTCTTTAAAGAGCGCGGCGCAACCTCGGTGATGGCGTGCTGCACGCATGCGGTACTCTCGGGTAAGGCCTACGAAAACCTCGCAGATAGCGTGCTAGACGAGCTAGTGGTGACCGACACGATACCGCTACGCGAGGAAAACGAAAAGATAAAAGTACTCAGCGTAGCTCCGATTTTTGGCGAAGTGATCAGGCGCGTGTATCATAACGAAAGCGTAAATTCGCTATTTGACTGA
- a CDS encoding LPP20 family lipoprotein produces the protein MKKITFAVLGAVAFLTSGCSFNSPFASDETTSAKQDIVIQKVDKEDIRSVMKQEKMIYDIEQVDAVFGAVGEGIAPTNTVSHAQSLALAKRAAIADAHRQLAEKLYGVKINSKDTVRDAMLRDSTITAQVAGLIKNASIIEHDFKDGLYRVRMEMKIDQSKWQEIFAY, from the coding sequence ATGAAAAAAATTACATTCGCGGTTTTGGGCGCAGTAGCCTTTTTAACGAGCGGCTGCTCTTTTAACAGCCCTTTTGCCTCCGACGAGACCACGTCGGCGAAGCAAGACATCGTCATACAAAAGGTCGATAAAGAAGATATCAGAAGCGTGATGAAGCAAGAAAAGATGATATACGATATCGAGCAAGTCGATGCGGTATTCGGCGCCGTGGGCGAGGGTATCGCTCCGACTAATACAGTCTCTCACGCGCAGTCGCTAGCCCTAGCTAAGCGCGCAGCCATCGCGGATGCGCACAGACAGCTAGCCGAGAAGCTATACGGAGTCAAGATAAACTCCAAAGATACGGTTAGGGACGCGATGCTTAGAGACTCCACTATCACGGCTCAGGTCGCAGGCCTCATCAAAAACGCTTCCATCATCGAGCACGACTTTAAAGACGGGCTCTACCGCGTCAGAATGGAAATGAAAATAGACCAAAGCAAGTGGCAAGAAATTTTTGCTTACTGA
- a CDS encoding YqhA family protein, translating to MRKTFEKILLFSNNFTLLPVVFGLLGAIVLFIIASYDVGKVFVAVYHYFFGDFHPENFHSEVVGEIVGAIDLYLMALVLYIFSFGIYELFISEIEELKQSKQSKVLEVHSLDELKDKLGKVIIMVLIVNFFQRVLHANFTTPLEMTYLAASILALCLGLYFLHKGEH from the coding sequence ATGCGTAAAACTTTTGAAAAAATCCTACTCTTTAGCAACAACTTCACTCTCCTTCCCGTAGTCTTTGGCTTGCTCGGCGCGATCGTGCTTTTCATCATCGCCAGCTACGACGTAGGCAAGGTTTTCGTCGCCGTTTATCACTACTTTTTCGGCGATTTTCACCCAGAGAACTTCCACTCAGAAGTCGTCGGCGAGATCGTGGGCGCGATCGACCTCTACCTCATGGCGCTCGTGCTTTACATCTTTAGCTTCGGCATTTACGAGCTGTTTATCTCCGAAATCGAGGAGCTCAAGCAGTCCAAACAGAGCAAAGTCCTCGAGGTGCACTCGCTCGACGAGCTTAAGGATAAACTTGGCAAAGTCATCATCATGGTGCTTATCGTTAACTTTTTCCAGCGCGTTTTGCACGCAAATTTCACTACGCCGCTTGAGATGACCTACCTTGCGGCCTCGATTTTGGCGCTTTGCTTGGGGCTTTATTTCCTACACAAGGGCGAGCACTGA
- a CDS encoding sigma-54-dependent transcriptional regulator, with translation MNIVIVEDDINMRKSLEIALGEYDDLKIKSYKSAVEALKKMGDDVDLIITDINMPQMDGLEFIKCLEGKFDVIIMTGNATLNKAIESVRLGVKDFLTKPFDAQTLYEAIKRVEILRRKLPAASLKAAQNGSNLQADSTDFVASSPALANALNLASRVAKTDASAMLMGESGVGKELFAKFIHKNSPRKDGPFIAINMAAIPENLIESELFGFEKGAFTDASAMKKGQFELASGGTLFLDEIGEMPLNLQPKLLRAIQEREITRLGATKSVKIDVRIVSATNANLPAMISEGKFREDLFYRLNTVPVAIPPLRERKEEILPIAERFLKQSCEEFNLGAKSFSEAAVKELENYDFPGNIRELISVVQRAAILSESEEIQPGDLFLQARSRK, from the coding sequence ATGAACATCGTAATAGTAGAAGACGACATAAATATGCGCAAGTCCCTAGAGATCGCGCTTGGCGAATACGACGATCTAAAAATCAAAAGCTATAAAAGCGCGGTCGAGGCCCTTAAAAAAATGGGTGACGACGTCGATCTCATAATCACCGACATCAACATGCCCCAAATGGACGGACTGGAGTTCATCAAGTGCCTTGAGGGTAAATTTGACGTCATCATAATGACGGGCAACGCGACGCTAAACAAAGCCATAGAGAGCGTGCGCCTGGGCGTCAAGGACTTCCTCACGAAACCTTTTGACGCGCAAACGCTATATGAGGCGATAAAGAGGGTCGAAATTTTACGCCGAAAGCTACCCGCAGCAAGCCTAAAAGCCGCACAAAACGGGTCAAATTTACAGGCTGATTCGACCGATTTCGTAGCCAGCTCGCCCGCGCTTGCTAACGCGCTAAATTTAGCCTCGCGTGTCGCAAAAACGGACGCCTCGGCGATGCTAATGGGCGAAAGCGGCGTGGGCAAGGAGCTATTCGCTAAATTTATCCACAAAAACTCGCCGCGCAAGGACGGTCCATTTATCGCGATAAACATGGCCGCGATCCCCGAAAATTTGATAGAAAGCGAGCTTTTCGGCTTTGAAAAGGGCGCATTTACCGATGCCTCGGCGATGAAAAAGGGACAGTTCGAGCTAGCAAGCGGCGGTACGTTATTTTTAGACGAGATCGGCGAGATGCCGCTAAATTTGCAGCCAAAGCTCCTACGCGCGATCCAGGAGCGCGAGATCACGCGCCTTGGCGCCACAAAGAGCGTCAAAATCGACGTTCGCATCGTATCCGCGACGAATGCAAACCTGCCCGCGATGATCAGCGAGGGTAAATTTAGAGAGGATCTGTTTTACCGCCTAAACACCGTGCCCGTCGCCATCCCGCCGCTAAGAGAGCGCAAAGAGGAGATCTTGCCTATAGCAGAGCGTTTTTTGAAACAAAGCTGCGAGGAGTTTAATCTCGGCGCAAAAAGCTTTTCCGAGGCGGCGGTAAAAGAGCTTGAAAACTACGATTTTCCCGGCAATATCCGCGAGCTCATCTCCGTCGTGCAGCGAGCGGCGATACTGAGCGAAAGCGAGGAAATACAACCCGGCGATCTTTTTTTGCAAGCTCGCAGCAGAAAGTAG